One Penaeus vannamei isolate JL-2024 chromosome 27, ASM4276789v1, whole genome shotgun sequence genomic window carries:
- the m gene encoding cuticlin-4 has protein sequence MTRCIFLLSTLVAVTTAQSYLSDFALERPANLPSIRQLEVMCGKDHLTVQLSFTAPFQGLVFSKGQYGNGDCMYVGPRDGGVNYEFQIYYDGCGTKPDMGGKFYENTIIVQYDSDLIEVWDEAKRLRCEWYNDYEKTASKPPMVIADLEVVELNFRGDNVDCWMEIQDGKGPWASPVTGIVPLGSTLTMVVAINDQAGEFDMRVKSCEASDGSNSPIYLSDEHGCVLRPKMISKFMKLRNNDGRATVLTYAHFHAFKFPDSMAVHIRCKVEICRFGCPDHCQKPTAGNPIGDYSQQQPQFQQQLQFQQQPQFQQQPLVQQPPLDAYAAPAETAPQYEAPPNNVGPSSFGEKSERPPFYSANQRSAANPGKARPSSQNNPMINKSSLYSKGPLIIPDEESAQAYLNGSPLKGSETIELPNAEDFPWGPRNLRRRRRDLVLDRHQRSPDIGVTTDYQVISEADLEFTPAREDGVTVFKGHREDVVYGVCLPAPGFSALFVLLAMCTVISVLVAGFMCHHRQMQKDTSESPAAPHTHQQAAAVFSMAQFLRGHLPGYAQ, from the exons gTGACTACCGCGCAGAGCTACCTGTCGGACTTCGCCCTGGAGCGGCCGGCGAACCTCCCGTCCATCAGGCAACTGGAGGTGATGTGCGGGAAGGACCACCTCACCGTCCAGCTCTCCTTCACCGCGCCCTTCCAG gGCCTGGTGTTCTCCAAGGGCCAGTACGGGAACGGCGACTGCATGTACGTGGGGCCGCGCGACGGCGGCGTCAACTACGAGTTCCAGATCTACTACGACGGCTGCGGCACCAAGCCCGACATGGGCGGCAAGTTCTACGAGAACACCATCATCGTGCAGTACGATTCCGATTTGATTGAG GTTTGGGACGAGGCGAAGCGACTGCGGTGCGAGTGGTACAACGACTACGAGAAGACTGCCAGCAAACCGCCCATGGTCATCGCCGATCTGGAAGTCGTCGAGCTCAACTTCAGAG GTGACAACGTGGACTGCTGGATGGAGATTCAGGACGGCAAGGGGCCCTGGGCGTCCCCTGTGACCGGCATCGTCCCCTTGGGTTCCACGCTCACCATGGTCGTCGCCATCAATGACCAGGCTG GGGAGTTCGACATGCGCGTGAAGTCGTGCGAGGCCTCTGACGGCTCCAACTCGCCCATCTACCTCAGCGACGAGCACGGCTGCGTCCTCCGCCCCAAGATGATCTCCAAGTTCATGAAGCTTCGGAACAATGACGGCCGCGCCACCGTGCTCACCTACGCCCACTTCCACGCCTTCAAGTTCCCGGACTCGATGGCCGTCCACATTCGCTGCAAAGTGGAGATCTGTCGCTTCGGCTGCCCCGACCACTGCCAGAAGCCAACTGCAGGCAATCCCATCGGCGACTACAGCCAGCAGCAACCTCAGTTCCAGCAGCAACTTCAGTTCCAGCAGCAACCTCAGTTCCAGCAGCAGCCTCTAGTTCAGCAGCCGCCCCTCGACGCCTACGCAGCTCCTGCCGAGACAGCGCCACAGTACGAGGCTCCGCCGAATAATGTTGGGCCCTCGAGCTTTGGCGAGAAGAGCGAGAGGCCACCGTTCTACAGTGCGAACCAGCGATCGGCGGCCAACCCGGGTAAGGCTCGGCCCAGCAGCCAGAACAACCCCATGATCAACAAGAGCAGCCTGTACTCCAAGGGCCCCCTGATCATCCCGGACGAGGAGTCGGCGCAGGCGTACCTGAACGGCTCGCCCCTCAAAGGCAGCGAAACCATCGAACTGCCGAACGCCGAGGACTTCCCCTGGGGCCCGAGGAACCTCCGCCGCCGTCGCCGTGACCTCGTTCTCGATCGCCACCAACGCTCCCCCGACATCGGCGTCACTACCGACTACCAGGTGATCTCCGAGGCCGACCTGGAGTTCACGCCCGCCAGGGAAGACGGCGTCACCGTCTTCAAGGGGCACCGCGAAGATGTGGTGTATGGCGTGTGCTTGCCGGCGCCCGGCTTCTCCGCCCTGTTTGTGCTGCTGGCAATGTGCACCGTGATTTCAGTGCTGGTGGCCGGCTTCATGTGCCACCACAGGCAGATGCAAAAGGACACCAGTGAGTCTCCTGCTGCTCCTCACACCCACCAGCAGGCTGCTGCTGTCTTCAGCATGGCGCAGTTCCTACGAGGTCACTTACCTGGTTATGCACAATGA
- the LOC113811783 gene encoding vitellogenin receptor-like, whose translation MTAQGRTTAAVGSSMLPWRVVLLVLALHAGASRGQGDDANSVRSRMMRPFRNVDSAPNATTTNATTTTTTRATSSVQVPVTTEVPLTDESTPACQPPQFACGGSSGTCLQSSQRCDGFSDCPDGSDEHNCNVCDESRMFRCLNGQCITKFWRCDNDVDCFDHSDEQGCPATEESACPTGFFECTSGECVPRSWVCDGESDCTDHTDETKCSSTPVTCQPHQFRCRTGTCIAAAFRCDGELDCPSGEDEAHCSDIKCSESQDHYQCKSGECISIQAVCDQHEDCRDGSDEEGLCSETCKVTDCVHLCKMTPQGPHCMCKEGYARNTSNGCIDVNECAANFSVCDHFCQNMDGGFNCSCAEDYMLQADGKSCKTTVRGDALLFMAQGKDIRMLDLGLTLYSQIYSGFSQSIAIAYDPVDDMVYWSTDQGVFRISRSGGTMPSIVVNEGVGMVEGLAVDWLGRNLYMTDSMLKQIMVCSLSGTSCHVLLSDLTHPRGIQLDLENRYVYWTDVNQSTLERAGLDGLRRTVLISDGVRWPNGLWIDAPARRIYIADAHTNEVFHVNYNGTDRKYLAEAAVDHPFAIAVWQERLYWSDWEHDHIRSCLKRTGKQTKLLVKGTHNNFFGLALYHPALMPLIDNPCSFRQCSHLCLLSPASRYTCVCPAEMELASDKHTCIDLPRRTYPFIADGSKIFQLSPRLHGHSTFAAWTPGVTLKRIGGFAYDPIQDTVIVSDIWEGSIYSVNRETGVTVPIVPGISRAVSVAVDWLRRNVYWIDGTKAAVEVIREDGAFRTELLKAMPHLTSITLAPLLGFMYVSDASIEPFIMRCGLDAKSCSKIVTVDLVQPLSITFETNPDIKRLYWCDRALGRIESVAEDGTDRRVFVQNAKSPVSVLVTRSQILWSEERTSLIYAASKLDNSSVRAMALEMGIPENGERSLKLMEVGWKVPEQLAATNHPCLQSNESCSQLCLGDNFSEKVCACSFGYKLQVDLRTCESVKCNDIQFHCFRSHTCIPSSWKCDLTPDCQDGEDEEDCNQPQACKEKEFQCSTGSCINKLWTCDGVHDCEDGSDEKLDECSNVTCSSVHWRCKSGMCIPKMWVCDQEKECDDGSDETECDTSCPEHKVACRDGKCVPKVWKCDGDKDCLDGSDEENCPTECKSNEFTCGNKNCVPLRVTCDGEDDCGDGSDEGLPSCQPPAPPPTCHKGQIMCERHDLSSPPICIPLVSVCNGVRDCPLGEDEDCDYCARHEFSCSSHGCIPRGWMCDGEKDCTDGSDESPYAGCPPDNDTVSDAPPPPPPVCGTHEFECGSGGCIASRLVCDGLVDCLDGSDEGSLCAKTCLGNGGCQHVCKEGPKNRICSCWKGFKLAEDQTSCVDVKECDDEATCSQKCEERHGYHLCSCLPGYTLRQDQRSCKPIGGDEYVVAVHPGSILNMSHSFHLVEKVTMPSHVQFSSLEFAPESHHFVYADKAHGTIGKMSMDGKLTTLLKHRKRPQGLSLDPISNSVYFSEEFGKAEVVDNSLPRARRETSADGAYSVIMVCGMEGDRECSMVYQGHGEEIPAIRVAPISRRLFFCTNNMAQEEAKIFTSDMDGRSARIISHKVVKCGDLAVDEAKERVYWTDLSRNVVESVKWSGDGHRIIKENVHTPIGLALSGDWVLWLDTHKHQVIKCSKFDVGVCEQHTMGSAGIALIVQHRLRMESSMIGACTAKNCSHHCTIQMDKKANCMCKVGYITAPNRPNECVRLKSCDHSPCRGEGICESHSDTEFICRCPVDHEGALCEVAKTPTADNSDSSSATLGVCLFLIIFGALIFGLYWYRKRPFPFWKGKGGQLRKRCFKANQTLRFANPGFGIISPTTVPNGNTASGINTIPSTPPVLRGSHNFENPFFKTDEHVPDTSADSAIVSTADSTSINIAPHQVDLTTPQHVLKPPVEKKVEWDLSPFQPLQPPV comes from the exons ATGCCAACAGCGTCCGTTCCAGGATGATGCGCCCCTTCCGGAATGTCGACAGCGCCCCCAACGCCACAACCACgaacgccaccaccaccaccaccaccagagcTACAAGTAGTGTTCAAGTTCCGGTTACCACAGAAGTTCCTTTGACAGATGAATCGACCCCTGCCTGCCAGCC GCCGCAGTTTGCGTGTGGCGGCAGCTCGGGGACCTGCTTGCAGTCCTCGCAGCGCTGTGACGGATTCTCTGACTGCCCGGATGGGTCAGACGAGCACAACTGCA ACGTGTGTGACGAGAGCCGGATGTTCCGCTGCCTGAACGGCCAATGCATCACCAAGTTCTGGCGATGCGACAACGACGTGGATTGCTTCGACCACAGCGACGAGCAGGGATGCCCGGCCACCGAG GAGAGCGCCTGTCCGACTGGCTTCTTCGAGTGCACTTCAGGCGAGTGCGTGCCGAGGTCGTGGGTCTGCGACGGGGAGAGCGACTGCACCGACCACACGGATGAGACCAAGTGCTCG TCTACCCCCGTGACCTGTCAGCCACACCAGTTCAGATGCAGAACCGGTACCTGTATTGCTGCCGCCTTCAGGTGTGATGGGGAACTGGACTGTCCCAGTGGCGAAGACGAGGCCCACTGCA GTGATATCAAGTGCAGCGAATCCCAAGACCATTACCAGTGCAAGAGCGGCGAATGCATTTCCATTCAAGCGGTTTGCGACCAGCATGAAGACTGCCGGGATGGTAGCGACGAGGAAGGCCTTTGCT cgGAGACGTGTAAGGTTACAGACTGCGTCCACTTGTGCAAAATGACCCCGCAGGGACCCCACTGTATGTGCAAAGAAGGCTATGCAAGAAATACGTCTAATGGTTGTATAG ATGTGAACGAGTGTGCTGCCAACTTCTCAGTCTGTGATCACTTCTGCCAAAACATGGACGGCGGCTTCAATTGCTCCTGTGCTGAGGACTATATGTTGCAGGCTGACGGGAAATCCTGCAAAACGACAG TACGAGGCGACGCTCTACTTTTCATGGCACAAGGAAAGGACATAAGGATGTTGGATCTTGGCCTTACACTCTACTCGCAGATCTATTCAGGCTTCTCTCAG AGTATAGCCATTGCGTATGACCCGGTCGATGACATGGTCTACTGGAGCACCGATCAGGGAGTCTTCAGGATATCTCGAAGTGGAGGCACGATGCCGTCTATCGTAGTCAACGAAG GCGTGGGCATGGTCGAAGGGCTCGCCGTCGACTGGCTCGGGAGGAATCTGTACATGACGGACTCGATGCTCAAGCAGATAATGGTGTGCTCCCTCAGCGGAACCTCCTGCCACGTGCTGCTGTCGGACCTCACGCACCCGAGAGGCATACAGCTGGACTTGGAGAACAG ATACGTGTACTGGACTGACGTAAACCAGTCGACCTTGGAGCGAGCTGGCCTGGATGGGTTACGTCGAACAGTGCTCATTTCGGACGGCGTGAGGTGGCCCAATGGGCTCTGGATAGATGCTCCAGCACGAAGGATATACATAGCGGATGCCCATACCAACGAGGTGTTCCATGTGAACTATAATGGGACCGATCGAAAG TACCTAGCGGAGGCGGCGGTGGACCACCCGTTCGCCATCGCCGTGTGGCAGGAGCGCCTGTACTGGAGCGACTGGGAGCACGACCACATCCGGTCTTGTCTGAAGCGCACTGGCAAGCAGACGAAGCTCCTTGTCAAGGGAACCCACAACAACTTCTTTGGACTGGCTCTCTATCACCCTGCACTGATGCCGCTG ATCGACAACCCCTGCTCGTTCCGCCAGTGTAGCCACCTGTGCTTGCTGTCCCCGGCTAGTAGATACACCTGTGTGTGTCCAGCCGAGATGGAGCTGGCGTCCGATAAGCACACTTGCATCG ATCTCCCCAGACGCACATACCCCTTTATCGCCGACGGAAGCAAGATCTTCCAGCTGTCCCCCCGCCTCCACGGCCACAGCACCTTCGCCGCTTGGACGCCCGGGGTCACCCTCAAGCGCATTGGAGGTTTTGCCTACGATCCCATTCAGG ACACTGTAATTGTGAGCGACATTTGGGAAGGGAGCATCTACAGTGTCAACAGGGAGACAGGAGTCACGGTGCCCATTGTACCGGGCATATCTCGGGCAGTTAGCGTGGCTGTCG ACTGGCTACGGAGGAACGTGTACTGGATCGACGGCACGAAGGCGGCCGTGGAGGTGATACGTGAGGACGGCGCCTTCCGCACGGAGCTCCTGAAGGCGATGCCGCACCTGACGAGCATCACCTTAGCCCCCCTCCTCGG GTTCATGTACGTGAGCGACGCCAGTATTGAGCCGTTCATCATGCGGTGTGGTTTGGACGCCAAATCCTGCAGCAAGATCGTCACGGTCGACCTCGTCCAGCCCTTGTCAATTACCTTTGAGACGAATCCCGATATCA AACGCCTGTACTGGTGTGACCGCGCCCTTGGTCGTATCGAGAGTGTGGCCGAAGACGGGACCGACCGACGGGTCTTCGTGCAAAACGCGAAGAGCCCCGTTTCGGTCCTGGTGACCCGTTCGCAAATCTTGTGGTCTGAAGAACGGACTTCTCTCATCTACGCCGCTTCCAAATTGGATAATAGTTCTGTGCGGGCAATGGCTCTTG AAATGGGCATTCCGGAAAACGGAGAACGTTCCCTGAAGCTCATGGAAGTTGGATGGAAAGTTCCCGAGCAACTAGCAGCGACAAACCACCCTTGCCTGCAGAGTAATGAGAGCTGTAGTCAGTTGTGCCTTGGAGACAACTTTAGCGAAAAG GTGTGCGCTTGCAGTTTCGGCTACAAACTCCAGGTGGACTTGAGAACGTGTGAATCCGTCAAGTGTAACGACATCCAGTTTCATTGTTTCCGATCGCACACATGTATTCCAAGTTCCTGGAA ATGTGACTTGACCCCCGACTGCCAAGACGGCGAAGATGAGGAGGATTGTAATCAGCCACAAGCGTGTAAGGAGAAAGAGTTCCAGTGTTCTACAGGCTCGTGCATTAACAAGCTGTGGACATGTGACGGTGTGCACGACTGCGAGGATGGCTCTGACGAGAAACTCGATGAATGCTCGAACGTAACATGTAGCAGCG TGCACTGGAGATGCAAGTCGGGCATGTGCATTCCGAAGATGTGGGTTTGTGATCAAGAGAAGGAATGTGACGACGGCTCAGACGAGACGGAGTGTGATACTTCTTGCCCGGAACACAAAGTCGCTTGTAGAGATG GAAAATGTGTACCAAAGGTGTGGAAATGTGACGGCGACAAAGACTGCCTGGACGGAAGTGATGAGGAGAATTGTCCAA CTGAGTGTAAGAGCAACGAGTTCACCTGCGGCAACAAGAACTGTGTGCCCCTCCGAGTCACCTGTGACGGCGAGGACGACTGTGGCGACGGCTCCGATGAGGGCCTGCCTTCGTGccagcccccagccccccctccGACGTGCCACAAAGGCCAGATCATGTGCGAGCGCCACGACCTGTCATCCCCGCCCATCTGCATACCACTTGTTAGCGT ATGCAACGGCGTTCGGGACTGCCCCCTTGGCGAAGACGAGGACTGTGATTACTGCGCCCGCCACGAGTTCAGCTGCTCCTCGCACGGCTGCATTCCGAGAGG GTGGATGTGTGACGGGGAAAAGGACTGCACGGACGGCTCTGACGAAAGCCCTTATGCCGGTTGTCCGCCTGACAATGACACCGTTAGTGATG ccccgccgccgccgccgccagtcTGTGGAACGCACGAGTTCGAGTGCGGGAGCGGCGGCTGCATAGCGTCGCGTCTTGTGTGTGATGGCTTGGTGGACTGTCTTGATGGCTCCGATGAGGGCAGCTTGTGCG CAAAAACCTGCTTGGGAAACGGTGGGTGCCAACATGTGTGTAAGGAAGGTCCAAAAAATCGCATTTGCTCTTGTTGGAAGGGATTCAAACTCGCCGAGGATCAGACTAGCTGCGTA GATGTGAAGGAATGCGACGACGAGGCCACCTGCAGCCAGAAGTGTGAGGAAAGACATGGCTACCACTTATGCTCCTGCCTACCCGGCTATACTCTTAGACAGGATCAACGTTCCTGCAAACCAATAG GCGGCGACGAATATGTGGTGGCGGTGCATCCTGGTTCCATCCTGAACATGTCCCACTCCTTCCATCTCGTTGAGAAAGTGACGATGCCGTCTCATGTTCAGTTTTCGTCTCTCGAGTTTGCACCAGAGTCCCATCATTTTGTTTATGCTGACA AAGCTCATGGAACTATTGGGAAGATGAGCATGGATGGCAAGCTGACCACACTCCTTAAGCACAGAAAGCGCCCTCAGGGTCTTTCTTTGGACCCCATTAGCAACAGCGTCTATTTCTCTGAAGAATTCGGTAAAGCTGAAGTTGTGGACAACAGTTTGCCAAGAGCGCGCAGGGAGACGAGTGCTGACGGGGCTTATTCTGTGATAATG GTCTGCGGGATGGAGGGCGACAGAGAATGCAGTATGGTGTACCAAGGACACGGTGAAGAGATCCCTGCAATCCGCGTGGCCCCAATATCAAGACGACTCTTCTTCTGCACAAACAATATGGCGCAGGAAGAGGCAAAAATTTTCACCTCTGATATGGATGGCAGATCGGCTAGAATTATCAGTCATAAG GTTGTGAAGTGCGGGGACCTGGCAGTGGATGAGGCCAAGGAGCGAGTGTACTGGACCGATCTTTCCCGTAATGTTGTCGAGTCTGTCAAATGGTCGGGCGATGGCCACCggattataaaagaaaat GTACACACGCCAATTGGACTAGCCCTGAGTGGAGACTGGGTGCTGTGGTTGGACACGCACAAGCATCAGGTAATAAAGTGCAGCAAATTCGATGTAGGCGTCTGCGAGCAGCACACCATGGGCTCTGCTGGCATAGCTTTGATTGTTCAGCATCGTTTAAGAATGGAGAGTTCAATGATTGGAG CCTGCACAGCAAAGAACTGCAGTCACCACTGCACGATCCAAATGGACAAAAAGGCCAATTGTATGTGCAAAGTCGGCTACATCACAGCACCCAACCGTCCTAACGAGTGTGTCAGG TTGAAATCGTGTGACCACAGCCCTTGTCGAGGCGAAGGTATATGCGAATCCCACTCCGACACAGAGTTTATTTGCAG GTGTCCTGTAGACCATGAAGGGGCCTTGTGCGAGGTGGCTAAGACGCCCACAGCAGACAACAGTGACAGTAGCAGCGCAACCTTAGGCGTGTGCCTCTTCTTGATAATCTTCGGTGCCCTCATTTTTGGGCTTTATTGGTATCGCAAGCGACCGTTCCCCTtttggaagggaaaaggagg GCAACTTCGCAAGAGATGCTTTAAAGCGAATCAGACGCTACGCTTCGCCAACCCAGGCTTCGGTATTATTTCCCCCACCACTGTGCCCAACGGAAACACAGCGTCCGGTATTAATACCATCCCCTCAACTCCGCCTGTCTTGCGAGGCTCTCACAACTTCGAAAACCCTTTCTTTAAAACTGATGAGCACGTG CCGGACACGAGTGCAGACTCAGCCATAGTGAGCACAGCCGACTCGACCTCCATCAACATCGCTCCTCATCAGGTGGATCTGACGACACCACAGCACGTATT GAAGCCACCGGTAGAGAAGAAGGTCGAGTGggacctctctcctttccaaccCTTGCAGCCTCCGGTGTGA